The following are encoded in a window of Streptomyces sp. 11x1 genomic DNA:
- a CDS encoding amino acid adenylation domain-containing protein translates to MSAIPVTASQRSLLFIQEAMERKDLYNISFRITFDGEADPDMMRAALRRLLDLQPTLRTEFGFDGGEPRARITETSDVPLVVTATTSTGAEWERLLEEESTAFARLAVDLRTAPLCRFKLLTAPGRSALLCNIHHSVSDGVSMSALLDELCEGYRLADGTPGAAAATAADRAERERLLAAELAAQVRATDAAVAADEVKRLAAQLDGVPPTMLYPTPTRPVNTRFAGADLSLLLGIEERRLVESTARMLSTTPFAVLLACYAALLGEYAGQERVVVGSPFSARRTIASHDLAGFFVNTLPLVLPAEDVPFGAHCAAVTEVVREAKRYQSVSFDALVAEAAPERTTNRNPLFQCMFAMQDELRTRVNLGGGLSGRLEFVSQRAARFDLWLGATPVEDGLLIEVEYDKDLLPASYAERFLDEYRQILLRAAADPGIALRELVAGLGTRAVTGFRRGHEARTDAPGGLVGLVRETARRHPQRLAVTDPEGAGLTYAELLERTEHAAAALYDRGVRRGDVVAVVPETLPDTVVAMLAILWCGAAYLPLDTTLPADRLSYMISHSQCSLIIGSRPVVPGEPERTTVAELRERGRGGAGPALPDGTAPVYVMFTSGSTGRPKGVLMGQPALVNLLHWQTDELRMGPDTRFLQFAPLGFDVSYQEIFPTLAVGGTVYGLGAVDRRDLSQVAALVEEHRLTHVYLPVAVLGAFADAVHEGGHALEHVGHICVSGEQLHLDSRSRRLLNHHDRLTLVNLYGPTETHAVTWHVLAGGTDTELPAHVPIGRTLPGVDTHLLDPQGRPVPPGAIGELYFGGICPAEGYLNDPERTAAAFLPAPDGTSRVYRTGDLAILTEDGTLVFLGRRDSQVKLRGHRIELGELETTAEKLPQVKAAAAAVHGTGEQAALCLFVLPAPGATVDARALRDTLRADLPTYMVPRHVLTIDAMPLTGNGKVDRKTLLDRFAGGELTEAVTGKAGDWEPTSAEAAIRDVWTRLLGSEPSGPEESFFLLGGNSFDVLRLLTAVTEQTGTRVPVAEFFQNPTIRALADHLTTDRGETT, encoded by the coding sequence ATGAGCGCCATTCCCGTCACCGCGTCGCAACGCAGTCTCCTCTTCATCCAGGAGGCCATGGAACGCAAGGATCTCTACAACATCAGCTTCCGCATCACCTTCGACGGCGAAGCGGACCCGGACATGATGCGCGCCGCGTTGCGCCGGCTGCTGGACCTCCAGCCCACATTGCGCACCGAGTTCGGATTCGATGGCGGTGAACCCCGGGCGCGGATCACCGAGACGTCGGACGTGCCCCTCGTCGTGACCGCCACCACGTCCACCGGTGCGGAATGGGAGCGCCTGCTCGAGGAGGAGAGCACCGCCTTCGCGCGGCTCGCGGTGGACCTGCGTACAGCACCGCTGTGCCGCTTCAAACTGCTCACCGCCCCTGGCCGCAGTGCCTTGCTGTGCAACATCCACCACTCGGTCAGCGACGGGGTCTCCATGAGCGCCCTGCTCGACGAACTGTGCGAGGGGTACCGTCTCGCCGACGGCACACCCGGAGCCGCCGCGGCCACCGCGGCGGACCGCGCGGAGCGGGAGCGCCTGCTCGCCGCCGAACTCGCTGCCCAGGTGCGGGCCACGGACGCCGCCGTGGCGGCCGACGAGGTCAAGCGGCTGGCCGCGCAACTGGACGGCGTCCCGCCCACCATGCTGTACCCGACGCCGACCCGTCCGGTGAACACCAGGTTCGCCGGCGCCGATCTCAGCCTGCTGCTCGGCATCGAGGAACGACGGCTGGTCGAGAGCACCGCGCGCATGCTGTCCACCACGCCGTTCGCAGTGCTGCTCGCCTGCTACGCGGCCCTGCTGGGCGAGTACGCCGGCCAGGAGCGGGTTGTCGTGGGCAGCCCGTTCTCGGCCCGCCGCACCATCGCGTCACACGACCTGGCCGGGTTCTTCGTCAACACCCTGCCGCTGGTACTGCCCGCTGAGGACGTCCCGTTCGGCGCGCACTGCGCAGCGGTGACCGAAGTGGTGCGTGAGGCCAAGCGCTACCAGTCGGTGTCCTTCGACGCGCTCGTGGCCGAGGCCGCACCGGAGCGCACCACCAACCGCAACCCGCTCTTCCAGTGCATGTTCGCCATGCAGGACGAACTGCGCACCCGGGTGAACCTCGGCGGCGGACTGAGCGGAAGACTGGAGTTCGTCTCGCAGCGAGCTGCCCGCTTCGACCTCTGGCTGGGTGCCACCCCCGTCGAGGACGGCCTGCTGATCGAGGTCGAGTACGACAAGGACCTCCTGCCCGCCTCCTACGCCGAGAGGTTCCTCGACGAGTACCGGCAGATACTGCTCCGTGCCGCCGCAGATCCGGGGATCGCGCTGCGGGAACTCGTCGCCGGGCTCGGCACCCGCGCCGTCACCGGATTCCGGCGCGGCCACGAAGCGCGCACCGACGCGCCGGGCGGCCTGGTCGGCCTGGTCCGGGAAACGGCTCGCCGCCATCCCCAGCGGCTCGCCGTCACCGATCCGGAGGGGGCCGGTCTCACCTACGCGGAGCTGCTGGAACGTACCGAGCACGCGGCTGCGGCGCTGTACGACCGCGGTGTGCGCCGCGGCGACGTGGTCGCCGTGGTGCCGGAGACCCTCCCGGACACCGTGGTCGCCATGCTGGCCATCCTGTGGTGCGGCGCCGCCTACCTGCCTCTGGACACCACCCTCCCCGCGGACCGGCTGAGCTACATGATCAGCCACTCGCAGTGCTCCTTGATCATCGGCTCCCGCCCCGTGGTGCCCGGAGAGCCGGAGCGGACCACCGTCGCCGAACTGCGGGAGCGGGGCCGCGGCGGCGCGGGGCCGGCGCTCCCCGACGGGACCGCGCCCGTTTACGTCATGTTCACCTCCGGCTCCACCGGGCGGCCCAAGGGCGTCCTGATGGGCCAGCCGGCCCTCGTCAACCTCCTGCACTGGCAGACCGACGAGCTGCGGATGGGCCCGGACACCCGCTTCCTGCAGTTCGCTCCGCTCGGCTTCGACGTCTCCTACCAGGAAATCTTCCCCACCTTGGCGGTCGGCGGCACGGTGTACGGGCTGGGCGCCGTCGACCGCCGCGACCTTTCCCAGGTCGCCGCGCTCGTCGAGGAACACCGACTGACGCACGTCTACCTGCCGGTCGCCGTCCTCGGTGCCTTCGCCGACGCCGTCCACGAGGGCGGCCACGCGCTGGAGCACGTGGGACACATCTGCGTGTCCGGTGAACAGCTCCATCTGGACAGCCGGTCGCGCCGCCTGCTGAACCACCACGACCGGCTCACCCTCGTCAACCTCTACGGCCCCACCGAGACGCACGCTGTGACCTGGCACGTTCTGGCCGGCGGCACCGACACCGAGTTGCCCGCGCACGTCCCGATCGGCCGGACCCTGCCGGGGGTCGACACCCACCTCCTGGACCCGCAGGGCCGCCCGGTACCCCCTGGCGCAATCGGAGAGCTGTACTTCGGCGGAATCTGCCCGGCCGAGGGATACCTCAACGATCCCGAACGCACCGCGGCCGCCTTCCTGCCCGCCCCCGACGGGACGAGCCGCGTCTACCGCACCGGCGACCTCGCGATCCTCACCGAGGACGGCACGCTGGTCTTCCTCGGCCGCCGCGACTCGCAGGTCAAGCTGCGCGGACACCGCATCGAACTCGGCGAGCTGGAGACCACGGCCGAGAAACTGCCGCAGGTCAAGGCCGCCGCCGCCGCGGTCCACGGAACCGGTGAACAGGCGGCCCTGTGCCTCTTCGTGCTCCCGGCGCCGGGCGCGACGGTGGACGCGCGAGCGCTGCGCGACACCCTCCGGGCGGACCTGCCGACCTACATGGTCCCGCGGCACGTCCTGACCATCGACGCCATGCCGCTGACCGGCAACGGCAAGGTCGACCGCAAGACCCTGCTCGACCGCTTCGCCGGCGGAGAGCTGACGGAGGCCGTCACCGGAAAGGCCGGCGACTGGGAGCCCACCTCGGCGGAGGCCGCGATCCGGGACGTCTGGACACGGCTGCTAGGCAGCGAGCCGAGCGGCCCCGAGGAGTCGTTCTTCCTGCTCGGCGGCAACTCCTTCGACGTCCTGCGGTTGCTCACCGCGGTCACCGAACAGACCGGCACCCGCGTCCCGGTGGCCGAGTTCTTCCAGAACCCCACCATCCGTGCGCTGGCCGACCACCTCACCACCGACCGCGGAGAGACCACATGA
- a CDS encoding phosphopantetheine-binding protein, with amino-acid sequence MTVSAEEQSPATSTPPAVSERVHAAIARRLGDEQLTPDTELTALGIDSLLLLRILGDLAVDPSQEIDPYALADVVTVADLVAFVAAWN; translated from the coding sequence ATGACCGTCTCCGCCGAGGAGCAGTCCCCTGCCACCTCCACTCCGCCCGCCGTCAGCGAGAGGGTCCACGCCGCGATCGCCCGGCGCCTCGGGGACGAGCAGTTGACCCCCGACACGGAGCTCACCGCGCTTGGCATCGACTCCCTGCTGCTGCTGCGCATTCTGGGCGACCTCGCCGTCGACCCGTCCCAGGAGATCGACCCTTACGCACTCGCCGATGTCGTCACGGTCGCGGACCTCGTGGCATTCGTCGCCGCCTGGAACTGA
- a CDS encoding LysR family transcriptional regulator, with translation MDTPQLDAFVAVVDIGSFTRAAARLNLSQPTVTTRVKSLEQGLGVTLLERLPSGVRPTAAGRQLLPYAREIISLTGRARQAIVSGGQPHGRVDVGTVESLTSYRLLPMVEYLYRRYPKVQVALHAGAGPDAVAAVREGRLDCAFVVGSPEEHEGLDTLILCPEPMVLVSSPGHSAAGRGPVSEDVLRATPIIRADTRAGYQLQFEQALGLAGPDRPRVFDLDSIDAAKRSVALGIGIAFIPLVSVERELAEGTLSAVDWAPPFETWTQVVRRRTKTPNSALDALVAAALDVAAEHIDDRVLAAG, from the coding sequence GTGGACACTCCTCAACTCGACGCCTTCGTGGCCGTGGTCGACATCGGTAGCTTCACCAGGGCCGCGGCCCGGTTGAACCTTTCGCAACCGACGGTCACCACCCGGGTCAAGTCCTTGGAACAGGGACTCGGCGTCACCCTCCTCGAGCGTCTGCCGAGCGGTGTGAGACCCACTGCCGCCGGCCGTCAACTCCTGCCGTACGCACGCGAGATCATCTCTCTCACCGGCCGTGCCCGGCAGGCCATCGTCTCAGGCGGCCAGCCCCACGGCCGCGTGGACGTCGGGACGGTGGAGAGCCTGACCAGCTACCGGCTCCTGCCCATGGTCGAGTACCTCTACCGCCGCTACCCCAAGGTTCAGGTCGCGCTCCACGCGGGCGCCGGACCGGACGCCGTCGCGGCCGTCCGGGAAGGGCGGCTGGACTGCGCCTTCGTCGTCGGCTCGCCCGAGGAGCACGAGGGCCTGGACACCCTGATCCTCTGCCCCGAGCCCATGGTGCTGGTGAGCAGCCCCGGGCACTCGGCCGCCGGCCGTGGTCCCGTCTCCGAGGACGTGCTGCGGGCGACGCCGATCATCCGGGCCGACACCCGGGCCGGCTACCAGCTCCAGTTCGAGCAGGCGCTCGGGCTGGCCGGCCCGGATCGTCCCCGCGTCTTCGACCTGGACTCCATCGACGCGGCCAAGCGCAGCGTCGCCCTGGGCATCGGCATCGCGTTCATCCCTCTCGTCTCGGTAGAGCGGGAGCTCGCCGAGGGCACCTTGTCCGCGGTCGACTGGGCCCCGCCCTTCGAGACGTGGACCCAGGTCGTCCGCCGCAGGACCAAGACCCCGAACAGCGCGCTGGACGCGCTGGTGGCCGCCGCTCTGGACGTCGCCGCCGAACACATCGACGACCGCGTGCTCGCGGCCGGCTGA